A section of the Lineus longissimus chromosome 1, tnLinLong1.2, whole genome shotgun sequence genome encodes:
- the LOC135498380 gene encoding large ribosomal subunit protein eL18-like: MGIDICHKKDRKVHRTEPKSEDPYLRLLVKLYRFLARRTDAKFNKIILKRLFMSRTNRPPLSLARLIRHLKRDTNANKIAVIVGTVTDDVRILEVPKMTLCALHVTEGARARILKAGGTIMTFDQLALKAPKGKNTLLIQGCRKAREAYRHFGKAPGVPHSNSKPYVRSKGRKFERARGRRASRGYKN, from the exons ATG gGTATTGATATCTGCCATAAGAAGGACAGGAAGGTCCATCGGACTGAGCCCAAGAGCGAAGATCCCTATCTTCGTCTACTTGTGAAG CTCTACCGATTCTTGGCAAGAAGAACTGATGCCAAGTTCAACAAGATCATTCTGAAGAGGCTCTTTATGAGTCGCACCAACAGGCCACCCCTGTCTTTGGCTAGATTG ATCCGCCACTTGAAAAGGGATACAAATGCCAACAAGATTGCAGTGATTGTCGGTACCGTCACTGATGATGTTAGGATTTTGGAAGTCCCCAAAATGACT CTGTGTGCTCTTCATGTGACTGAAGGTGCCCGTGCGCGTATCCTGAAGGCTGGTGGAACCATCATGACCTTCGATCAGCTCGCCCTTAAAGCCCCCAAGGGAAAGAACACACTCCTCATTCAGG GATGCAGAAAGGCCCGTGAAGCCTACAGACACTTTGGCAAAGCACCCGGTGTGCCACACAGCAACTCCAAACCATACGTTCGTAGCAAGGGACGCAAATTTGAACGTGCCCGTGGTCGCAGGGCCAGCAGAGGATACAAGAACTAA
- the LOC135486384 gene encoding ADP-ribosylation factor-binding protein GGA1-like isoform X1: protein MAEAEAESLESLLNKATSPMCNGEDWDLIMKFCDHVNNELEGSITAVGLLVHKITSPQEKEALLGLACLEACVKNCGRNFHAEIGKFRFLNEMIKIISPKYLGAKRSEKVKKRCVELMYAWTKGLPHESKMGEAYQMLKRQGVVKQDPTYIDKRLESMAPPPDRPRNAVFEDEEKSKILARLLKSKHPEDLQAANRLIKNMVKQDVDRTEKIAKRVTEVETVNNNVRLLKEMLTQYNASYTTASEKDVMKELYETLDKHRPNLFRLASDTDDKDDSAIADILAANDALMSVMTLYKKLIPDDSQSTNGETAAPSGHDSSALVDLGFDAGSKLTPKKQLVSSTASILENDLACLGLADMGTNEAATAQTQNTDSKLDELGDIFASVQNPSTNTMAFSMTSTTSPFQANFSTNASFPNQTFVSANQPQLSYATAAPGLITAPGAPSSQPAAASKSSALDDLNMLGQNLLQQSLPADKQLQGQVPATSISLGITGSSGQMILYSQKIPMNQLKSQQAGAALSTQGGTLISQTGPMPSQPLNTVASSGGTTASPSLGSLPQPATPELLSLKDIFVPLQTIKPSSVPAMNAYDKGGIKIVIHFGRDNPKPHIIVMVVSIMSMNASPVKNLEFQAAVPKLMKVKLQPPSAIELPSYNPILPPSAITQVMLLANPQKEKIRLKFKLSYVVDDHPVSEVGEMDSFPVQ from the exons ATGGCGGAAGCAGAAGCCGAATCTCTGGAATCTCTCCTAA acaaGGCGACCAGTCCCATGTGCAATGGAGAGGACTGGGACTTGATCATGAAATTCTGTGATCACGTGAACAATGAACTGGAGGGATCCATCACCGCGGTGGGCTTACTGGTTCACAAGATCACGTCACCGCAGGAGAAAGAGGCATTGCTTGGATTAGCT TGTCTTGAGGCCTGTGTGAAGAACTGTGGCAGGAATTTTCATGCTGAAATTGGCAAGTTCCGGTTTCTCAATGAGATGATCAAAATAATATCACCAAAG TATTTAGGTGCAAAACGATCTGAGAAAGTGAAGAAGCGATGTGTGGAGCTTATGTACGCCTGGACGAAGGGTCTACCTCATGAATCCAAGATGGGAGAGGCGTATCAGATGTTGAAAAGGCAAGGCGTGGTTAAACAGGATCCTACTTATATTGATAAA aGACTTGAGTCAATGGCTCCTCCCCCTGACAGGCCACGGAATGCTGTGTTTGAGGACGAGGAGAAGTCCAAG ATCCTTGCCCGATTATTGAAGAGCAAGCACCCAGAAGATTTACAAGCTGCCAACCGTCTGATTAAGAATATGGTCAAGCAG GATGTGGATCGAACAGAAAAAATAGCCAAAAGAGTGACAGAAGTAGAAACAGTGAACAATAATGTGAGGCTCTTGAAGGAGATGCTCACCCAATATAATGCATCTTATACAACTGCATCCGAGAAGGATGTTATGAAAGAATTGTACGAAACACTCGACAAACATCGACCAAATTTATTCCGCTTGGCGAGTGATACGGATGATAAAGACGATTCTGCAATAG CTGATATTCTGGCCGCAAACGATGCTTTGATGAGTGTGATGACCTTGTACAAGAAGTTGATACCAGATGATAGCCAAAGTACAAATGGAGAGACAGCTGCACCGTCAGGGCATG ATTCGTCTGCCTTGGTTGACCTCGGGTTTGATGCAGGTAGCAAGTTGACACCGAAAAAACAGCTGGTCTCTTCCACGGCATCCATACTGGAAAATGATCTGGCTTGTTTAG GATTGGCTGACATGGGAACAAATGAAGCTGCCACTGCTCAAACACAAAATACAGATAGTAAATTAGACGAATTGGGTGATATATTTGCGTCGGTGCAGAATCCTTCTACTAAT ACTATGGCATTTTCGATGACATCCACGACTTCACCATTCCAAGCTAACTTCTCAACGAATGCCTCTTTTCCGAATCAGACGTTTGTGTCAGCGAATCAACCTCAGTTATCATATGCTACAGCTGCCCCAGGTTTGATAACTGCTCCAGGTG CCCCTTCAAGCCAGCCGGCAGCAGCGTCAAAATCATCTGCACTCGACGATTTAAATATGTTAGGACAAAATTTACTACAGCAGAGTCTGCCAGCAGACAAACAACTTCAAGGCCAGGTTCCTGCTACATCAATAAG TCTTGGCATAACAGGTTCGTCAGGACAGATGATACTGTACAG CCAAAAGATACCCATGAATCAGCTGAAGTCACAACAAGCTGGCGCTGCCCTCTCTACACAAGGTGGAACATTAATATCACAGACGGGACCAATGCCTTCTCAACCTTTGAACACGGTGGCATCTTCTGGAGGAACTACGGCTAGTCCGAGTTTAGGTTCGCTACCGCAACCAGCCACCCCGGAGCTTCTATCCCTCAAGGATATATTTGTTCCCCTTCAGACTATAAAACCCT CTTCTGTTCCTGCTATGAACGCTTACGACAAAGGAGGCATAAAAATTGTGATCCATTTTGGCCGTGATAACCCCAAGCCCCATATTATAGTCATGGTTGTGTCCATAATGAGTATGAATGCGAGTCCAGTCAAAAACCTGGAGTTTCAAGCTGCTGTCCCTAAG CTTATGAAGGTGAAGCTCCAGCCTCCGTCTGCCATTGAATTGCCATCATATAACCCGATCTTACCTCCTTCAGCAATTACCCAAGTCATGCTTTTAGCTAATCCACAAAAG gaaaaaataCGATTAAAATTCAAACTAAGTTACGTCGTTGATGATCATCCTGTGTCTGAGGTTGGAGAAATGGATTCTTTTCCTGTGCAGTGA
- the LOC135498372 gene encoding integrator complex subunit 15-like, whose product MASEFLRGSKFPDSVRIALKDIERCVPRDEGSAIPGLNHAEGNAERIADEYIFMYRVGRPLQRFSAIQELQLQEIMIDFFGNDNYAGKIKTQAFLLLFSCKGSATHYKVELLCKLVSMAIALKTKPILDYAGAWMREQHYSSPGCMKLAQHVIHDYCLLVPGATSSLQELPKISTPFTCNIITAFTHVYRLQGLKPPASLPNGLLEVITEWVSIDNSLLLYSALNAYGSNIETPLPGLISWCIYAPIQLLQKQPKIEVEELRRINQLYSKLFLGLLNSLLSTKTLFNPPKELLPRAIVKDIVDTIVTSAKLLPDAGEHDCLQVVLERLGQVLQVAMVTKTIFTDKATLKQICSSLPQNRLLQIVLN is encoded by the exons ATGGCATCTGAGTTCCTTAGAGGGTCGAAGTTCCCCGACTCCGTCAGGATAGCACTCAAAGATATAGAGAGGTGCGTACCTCGTGATGAAGGATCAGCCATACCGGGTCTTAACCACGCTGAAGGAAATGCTGAAAGGATAGCTGATGAATACATCTTCATGTACCGAGTAGGACGACCATTGCAG AGATTTTCGGCCATTCAAGAACTACAACTCCAAGAAATAATGATCGATTTCTTTGGCAATGACAACTACGCTGGAAAAATTAAGACCCAGGCCTTCCTCCTGCTTTTCTCCTGCAAAGGTTCTGCTACCCATTACAAGGTGGAGCTGCTTTGTAAACTGGTTTCCATGGCAATAGCGCTGAAAACCAAGCCAATTCTTGATTACGCTGGAGCTTGGATGAGA GAGCAGCATTACTCCAGCCCTGGTTGCATGAAGCTCGCCCAGCATGTCATTCATGACTACTGCCTCCTTGTTCCTGGTGCAACCTCAAGCCTACAAGAACTGCCCAAAATATCAACCCCATTCACTTGTAACATCATCACTGCCTTTACACATGTTTACAGATTGCAAG GTTTGAAACCTCCAGCCAGCCTTCCAAATGGCTTACTAGAAGTGATCACAGAATGGGTGTCAATAGACAATAGTCTCTTACTGTACTCTGCATTAAATGCCTATGGATCAAACATAGAGACACCTCTACCCGGCCTCATCTCGTGGTGCATTTACGCTCCGATTCAGTTGCTTCAAAAACAACCCAAAATTGAGGTAGAGGAACTACGACGGATCAATCAATTGTATTCAAAACTATTCCTTGGACTTCTAAATTCCTTATTATCCACAAAGACATTATTCAATCCACCTAAAGAACTTTTACCACGTGCTATTGTGAAGGACATTGTTGATACAATTGTGACGTCTGCTAAGTTGCTACCGGATGCTGGTGAACATGACTGCCTCCAGGTGGTGCTGGAGAGGCTTGGACAAGTGCTAcaggttgccatggtaacgaaaACAATATTTACAGACAAAG CTACTCTGAAGCAGATTTGTTCAAGCCTTCCACAAAACAG ACTTCTGCAAATTGTTTTGAACTGA
- the LOC135486384 gene encoding ADP-ribosylation factor-binding protein GGA1-like isoform X2 — MAEAEAESLESLLNKATSPMCNGEDWDLIMKFCDHVNNELEGSITAVGLLVHKITSPQEKEALLGLACLEACVKNCGRNFHAEIGKFRFLNEMIKIISPKYLGAKRSEKVKKRCVELMYAWTKGLPHESKMGEAYQMLKRQGVVKQDPTYIDKRLESMAPPPDRPRNAVFEDEEKSKILARLLKSKHPEDLQAANRLIKNMVKQDVDRTEKIAKRVTEVETVNNNVRLLKEMLTQYNASYTTASEKDVMKELYETLDKHRPNLFRLASDTDDKDDSAIADILAANDALMSVMTLYKKLIPDDSQSTNGETAAPSGHDSSALVDLGFDAGSKLTPKKQLVSSTASILENDLACLGLADMGTNEAATAQTQNTDSKLDELGDIFASVQNPSTNTMAFSMTSTTSPFQANFSTNASFPNQTFVSANQPQLSYATAAPGLITAPGAPSSQPAAASKSSALDDLNMLGQNLLQQSLPADKQLQGQVPATSISQKIPMNQLKSQQAGAALSTQGGTLISQTGPMPSQPLNTVASSGGTTASPSLGSLPQPATPELLSLKDIFVPLQTIKPSSVPAMNAYDKGGIKIVIHFGRDNPKPHIIVMVVSIMSMNASPVKNLEFQAAVPKLMKVKLQPPSAIELPSYNPILPPSAITQVMLLANPQKEKIRLKFKLSYVVDDHPVSEVGEMDSFPVQ; from the exons ATGGCGGAAGCAGAAGCCGAATCTCTGGAATCTCTCCTAA acaaGGCGACCAGTCCCATGTGCAATGGAGAGGACTGGGACTTGATCATGAAATTCTGTGATCACGTGAACAATGAACTGGAGGGATCCATCACCGCGGTGGGCTTACTGGTTCACAAGATCACGTCACCGCAGGAGAAAGAGGCATTGCTTGGATTAGCT TGTCTTGAGGCCTGTGTGAAGAACTGTGGCAGGAATTTTCATGCTGAAATTGGCAAGTTCCGGTTTCTCAATGAGATGATCAAAATAATATCACCAAAG TATTTAGGTGCAAAACGATCTGAGAAAGTGAAGAAGCGATGTGTGGAGCTTATGTACGCCTGGACGAAGGGTCTACCTCATGAATCCAAGATGGGAGAGGCGTATCAGATGTTGAAAAGGCAAGGCGTGGTTAAACAGGATCCTACTTATATTGATAAA aGACTTGAGTCAATGGCTCCTCCCCCTGACAGGCCACGGAATGCTGTGTTTGAGGACGAGGAGAAGTCCAAG ATCCTTGCCCGATTATTGAAGAGCAAGCACCCAGAAGATTTACAAGCTGCCAACCGTCTGATTAAGAATATGGTCAAGCAG GATGTGGATCGAACAGAAAAAATAGCCAAAAGAGTGACAGAAGTAGAAACAGTGAACAATAATGTGAGGCTCTTGAAGGAGATGCTCACCCAATATAATGCATCTTATACAACTGCATCCGAGAAGGATGTTATGAAAGAATTGTACGAAACACTCGACAAACATCGACCAAATTTATTCCGCTTGGCGAGTGATACGGATGATAAAGACGATTCTGCAATAG CTGATATTCTGGCCGCAAACGATGCTTTGATGAGTGTGATGACCTTGTACAAGAAGTTGATACCAGATGATAGCCAAAGTACAAATGGAGAGACAGCTGCACCGTCAGGGCATG ATTCGTCTGCCTTGGTTGACCTCGGGTTTGATGCAGGTAGCAAGTTGACACCGAAAAAACAGCTGGTCTCTTCCACGGCATCCATACTGGAAAATGATCTGGCTTGTTTAG GATTGGCTGACATGGGAACAAATGAAGCTGCCACTGCTCAAACACAAAATACAGATAGTAAATTAGACGAATTGGGTGATATATTTGCGTCGGTGCAGAATCCTTCTACTAAT ACTATGGCATTTTCGATGACATCCACGACTTCACCATTCCAAGCTAACTTCTCAACGAATGCCTCTTTTCCGAATCAGACGTTTGTGTCAGCGAATCAACCTCAGTTATCATATGCTACAGCTGCCCCAGGTTTGATAACTGCTCCAGGTG CCCCTTCAAGCCAGCCGGCAGCAGCGTCAAAATCATCTGCACTCGACGATTTAAATATGTTAGGACAAAATTTACTACAGCAGAGTCTGCCAGCAGACAAACAACTTCAAGGCCAGGTTCCTGCTACATCAATAAG CCAAAAGATACCCATGAATCAGCTGAAGTCACAACAAGCTGGCGCTGCCCTCTCTACACAAGGTGGAACATTAATATCACAGACGGGACCAATGCCTTCTCAACCTTTGAACACGGTGGCATCTTCTGGAGGAACTACGGCTAGTCCGAGTTTAGGTTCGCTACCGCAACCAGCCACCCCGGAGCTTCTATCCCTCAAGGATATATTTGTTCCCCTTCAGACTATAAAACCCT CTTCTGTTCCTGCTATGAACGCTTACGACAAAGGAGGCATAAAAATTGTGATCCATTTTGGCCGTGATAACCCCAAGCCCCATATTATAGTCATGGTTGTGTCCATAATGAGTATGAATGCGAGTCCAGTCAAAAACCTGGAGTTTCAAGCTGCTGTCCCTAAG CTTATGAAGGTGAAGCTCCAGCCTCCGTCTGCCATTGAATTGCCATCATATAACCCGATCTTACCTCCTTCAGCAATTACCCAAGTCATGCTTTTAGCTAATCCACAAAAG gaaaaaataCGATTAAAATTCAAACTAAGTTACGTCGTTGATGATCATCCTGTGTCTGAGGTTGGAGAAATGGATTCTTTTCCTGTGCAGTGA